The Panthera tigris isolate Pti1 chromosome F3, P.tigris_Pti1_mat1.1, whole genome shotgun sequence genome includes a window with the following:
- the BECN2 gene encoding beclin-2 has protein sequence MFPIRFICQCCKQPLKLNQSMETSGLETTQETTASTLSAQWEPGETLERGPASKAETDTEKLQDSTSCSTLPGDDGKMSGDSSSNFVLLGEFAPTSMLSNAQKTAGDIFDILTGERDVDHALCEDCTDKLLEELDTQLILTETENQNYKHWRKRIHDGELETLQEELEGLELEEARLAQELQEVEKNQKRVAEDLEAARAETQVLDQQDEQHWRDYSNLQWQQLELQDELTSRRNQLIHAQIQWDWLKKTNVFSATFEIRDDGPVGIINSFRLGCLPTVPVSWNEINMAWGQTALLLHALSNKIGLEFQRYQLFPCGNRSYLKSLTDDAIELPLFCITGQITCLDVKFDLAMMAFLDCMQQFKEEAEKGEWGLCLPCKIHVENGLMEDSGSTGEFYSIRTHLNTEEQWTKALKLMLINFKCSLAWLSLKYCQK, from the coding sequence ATGTTCCCCATCCGCTTCATTTGCCAGTGTTGCAAGCAGCCGCTAAAGCTGAATCAGTCCATGGAGACCTCAGGTCTTGAGACCACCCAAGAAACTACAGCTTCCACACTCTCAGCTCAGTGGGAGCCAGGAGAAACCTTGGAAAGAGGCCCTGCCTCCAAGGCAGAGACAGATACTGAGAAGCTGCAGGATAGTACCTCCTGCTCCACCCTCCCTGGAGATGATGGCAAGATGTCCGGGGACAGTTCTAGCAACTTCGTCTTACTTGGAGAGTTTGCCCCTACAAGTATGCTCAGTAACGCCCAGAAGACTGCTGGGGACATTTTTGACATCCTGACTGGTGAAAGAGATGTGGACCACGCCCTGTGTGAGGACTGTACTGACAAACTTTTAGAGGAGCTGGACACCCAACTCAttctcacagaaacagagaaccaGAACTACAAACACTGGAGGAAGAGAATACATGACGGGGAGCTGGAGACACTGCAGGAGGAGCTGGAGGGCCTGGAGCTGGAGGAAGCAAGGCTGGCTCAGGAGCTGCAGGAGGTGGAGAAGAACCAAAAAAGAGTAGCAGAGGATCTTGAGGCAGCCAGAGCAGAGACTCAAGTGCTGGACCAGCAGGATGAGCAGCACTGGAGGGACTACAGTAACTTACAATGGCAGCAACTGGAACTGCAGGATGAGCTGACCAGCAGGAGGAACCAGCTGATACATGCCCAGATCCAGTGGGACTGGCTGAAGAAGACCAATGTCTTCAGTGCCACCTTTGAGATCAGGGATGATGGCCCTGTGGGCATCATCAATAGCTTCAGATTGGGCTGCCTCCCCACTGTTCCCGTGAGCTGGAATGAGATCAACATGGCCTGGGGACAGACAGCCTTGCTACTTCATGCCCTGTCCAACAAGATTGGGCTGGAGTTTCAGAGGTATCAACTCTTCCCCTGTGGAAACCGGTCCTATCTGAAGTCTTTAACAGATGACGCCATTGAGCTGCCATTGTTCTGCATCACGGGGCAGATTACTTGCTTGGATGTCAAATTTGACCTCGCAATGATGGCTTTTTTGGACTGCATGCAGCAGTTCAAGGAAGAGGCTGAGAAAGGCGAGTGGGGTCTCTGCCTGCCCTGCAAGATTCATGTGGAAAATGGCCTGATGGAAGACTCTGGAAGCACTGGTGAGTTCTATTCCATCAGAACCCACCTGAACACGGAGGAGCAGTGGACAAAGGCACTCAAGCTCATGCTTATAAATTTTAAGTGTAGTCTTGCTTGGCtgtctttaaaatattgtcaAAAATAA